In Chryseobacterium oranimense, a single window of DNA contains:
- a CDS encoding helix-turn-helix domain-containing protein produces the protein MNTSELNRFIVVLIYGSLVLLSLLKLSNPLKVNRKANFWFGIFLFLWSSFWLDEILTLVKGAQVDVQSIISVQIIQFLTPVMFYFSVLFYTNPSFKFKVSDLKYFILPVIFWINILLQRFGGFEDQTVFNYVFIGLILFQAIFYTALSYFTIQKHKKRIQQFSANTEGINLNWLEYITIIIFIINIVYVVYNLSYDSRALNFFINGAFLLVIYSVGYYSLKQKEIYPLEEKQREELISIDEDQETEEVRKKLISDEELIRIKTQLEDIMNRQKPYLDSELNLIRLSELLSVSTHHLSYVINTGFKKNFFQYVNEYRIGYAKRLLKDSQSKLSILGIAYESGFNSKTSFNTTFKKLTGQTPSEYKNGSDL, from the coding sequence ATGAACACATCAGAATTAAACCGTTTCATCGTTGTATTAATCTATGGTTCATTGGTTCTGCTTTCTTTACTGAAACTGTCCAATCCGTTAAAAGTAAACCGGAAAGCCAATTTTTGGTTCGGGATATTTCTGTTTTTGTGGTCAAGTTTCTGGCTGGATGAGATTCTTACACTTGTGAAAGGTGCTCAGGTGGATGTTCAGTCTATCATTTCAGTTCAGATCATCCAGTTTCTTACTCCGGTTATGTTTTACTTCAGTGTATTGTTTTACACCAATCCTTCCTTTAAATTTAAAGTTTCAGACCTGAAATACTTTATTCTTCCGGTTATCTTTTGGATCAATATCTTATTGCAGCGTTTTGGAGGATTTGAAGATCAGACGGTTTTTAATTATGTCTTCATCGGTCTGATTCTTTTCCAGGCCATATTCTATACTGCTCTTTCATACTTTACCATTCAGAAGCACAAGAAAAGGATCCAGCAGTTTTCTGCCAATACGGAAGGAATCAATCTGAACTGGCTGGAGTACATTACGATCATTATATTTATCATCAATATTGTATACGTAGTTTATAATTTATCCTACGATTCCAGGGCTTTGAATTTTTTCATTAACGGAGCTTTTCTGCTGGTTATCTATTCTGTTGGCTATTACTCTTTAAAACAGAAAGAAATCTATCCATTGGAAGAAAAGCAGCGTGAAGAGCTGATCTCTATTGATGAAGATCAGGAAACAGAAGAAGTAAGAAAAAAGCTGATCTCCGATGAAGAATTAATCAGGATCAAAACCCAGCTGGAAGACATCATGAACAGGCAGAAACCATATCTGGACAGCGAGCTTAATCTCATCAGACTTTCCGAACTGTTGTCTGTTTCTACCCATCATCTTTCGTATGTGATCAATACCGGTTTTAAAAAGAACTTTTTCCAGTACGTTAATGAATACAGAATCGGATATGCCAAAAGACTTCTTAAAGATTCTCAAAGTAAATTATCCATTTTAGGAATTGCCTACGAATCCGGATTCAATTCCAAAACATCTTTCAACACTACCTTTAAAAAACTGACCGGCCAGACTCCATCTGAATATAAAAATGGTTCGGATTTATAA
- a CDS encoding SDR family oxidoreductase: MDTKESYAVVTGASQGLGKAFAENLAGKNINVILVSLPGQQLKELSRQLEETYRIRAPYYETDLSVNENVLKLTEWLNKSFEIHILINNAGLGGTKKFIEASPSYINTILQVNVTATSLITHQLLPNLLRQPEAYILNVSSMAAFSPIGFKTVYPASKTFIHSFSRGLYEELKDTNVFVSVVNPGAMKTNKDVCKRIEKQGVLGKLTLLDPDKVAAYCIRQLFRRDSVIMVNPISWLVMKILPIWIKLPLMTSAIKKEIEA; this comes from the coding sequence ATGGATACCAAAGAATCATATGCTGTAGTAACCGGAGCGAGCCAGGGGCTGGGAAAAGCATTCGCTGAAAATCTGGCAGGAAAGAATATTAATGTTATTTTGGTAAGTCTTCCGGGGCAGCAGCTTAAAGAACTGTCCCGACAGCTTGAAGAGACCTATCGGATCAGGGCGCCCTATTATGAAACAGATCTTTCGGTGAATGAAAATGTATTGAAACTAACGGAATGGCTGAATAAATCCTTTGAAATTCATATTCTCATCAATAATGCAGGTCTCGGAGGAACCAAAAAATTCATAGAGGCATCCCCGTCTTACATTAACACCATTTTACAGGTTAATGTCACGGCAACATCCCTGATCACCCATCAACTCTTACCCAATCTTTTAAGACAGCCTGAAGCTTATATTCTGAATGTATCAAGTATGGCTGCTTTTTCACCCATAGGTTTCAAAACGGTGTATCCGGCTTCCAAAACCTTTATTCATTCATTTTCAAGAGGTCTTTATGAAGAGCTGAAAGATACAAACGTTTTTGTAAGTGTTGTGAATCCCGGTGCCATGAAAACCAATAAAGATGTCTGCAAAAGAATCGAAAAGCAGGGTGTCTTGGGAAAACTCACCCTCCTGGATCCGGATAAAGTGGCTGCCTACTGTATCAGGCAACTTTTCAGAAGAGATTCCGTTATTATGGTAAATCCCATAAGTTGGCTGGTGATGAAAATCCTGCCGATATGGATCAAACTGCCTCTGATGACCAGTGCCATAAAAAAAGAAATAGAAGCATGA
- a CDS encoding DNA gyrase/topoisomerase IV subunit A, protein MTTEENSHEGESLKKVSGLYKDWFLDYASYVILDRAIPSVYDGLKPVQRRIMHSMRELEDGRYNKVANIVGNTMKYHPHGDASITDAMVQIGQKELLIDTQGNWGNIYTGDSAAAARYIEARLTPFALEVVFNPKTTEWAKSYDGRNNEPIDLPVKFPLLLAQGVEGIGVGLSTKILPHNFNELINASVAYLKGKKFELFPDFMTAGYLDVSEYNDGHRGGKVRARARITQTDKHTLVISELPFSKTTSDLIDSILKANEKGKIKIKKIEDNTSDTVEILVHLHNDVSPDKTIDALYAFTDCQVTISPNACVIVGDKPMFMNVSDILKMNTDHTVSLLKKELEIELHELQESWHFSSLERIFIENRIYHDIEEVKTWEDVIATIDKGLKPHTKHLLRAVTEEDILKLTEIRIKRISRFDLDKFKENIAALEGKIEQVKHHLANLIAYAIDYYLNIQKKYGKDRQRKTELRIFDTIDATKVAVANEKFYANFEEGFIGTSLKKDQYLFDCSDIDDIIIFRKDGTMKVVKVEAKTFVGKDILHVAIWKKNDKRTVYNMIYREGRDGPYYMKRFSVTAVTRNTDYPLASDKKGSETLYFSANPNGEAETVTVLLKPNPRIRKNKMEIDFSDLAIKGRDSKGNLVTKYSVKKVDMKEEGVSTLAPRKIWFDDTVRRLNADGRGTLLGSFKGDDRILTINTNGEVKLVSFDLGNRFDDEYLVLEKWKPQQPVTCIYYDGEKDMYFIKRFLLENTVNIQTFMPSEHPKSFIENVIVADGSTAEIIFAKDKGKEREPETIQIDEFITVKGIKAIGNQFTKFKVKTINITIPEPVEEEPEVYEEPETGDGIVDDDRTVIGDLFENGEPEN, encoded by the coding sequence ATGACGACAGAAGAAAACTCGCACGAAGGTGAGAGCTTGAAAAAAGTCTCGGGACTTTATAAAGACTGGTTTCTGGACTATGCTTCCTATGTAATTCTGGATAGAGCGATTCCTTCCGTCTATGATGGGCTTAAGCCTGTTCAGAGAAGGATCATGCACTCTATGCGGGAGCTGGAAGACGGCCGTTACAACAAAGTAGCCAATATCGTAGGAAATACGATGAAATATCATCCCCATGGGGACGCCTCCATTACGGATGCAATGGTACAGATTGGCCAGAAAGAACTCCTGATAGATACCCAGGGAAACTGGGGGAATATTTATACCGGAGACTCTGCGGCGGCGGCAAGGTATATTGAAGCCAGATTGACTCCTTTCGCACTGGAAGTAGTCTTTAATCCAAAAACAACGGAATGGGCAAAATCCTATGACGGCAGAAATAACGAACCCATTGATCTTCCCGTAAAATTCCCGTTGCTGCTTGCGCAGGGAGTGGAAGGAATTGGTGTGGGACTTTCTACGAAAATTCTTCCCCATAATTTCAATGAACTGATCAATGCATCTGTTGCTTATTTAAAAGGAAAGAAATTTGAGCTGTTCCCGGATTTTATGACCGCGGGTTACCTCGATGTCTCCGAATACAATGACGGGCACAGAGGAGGAAAAGTAAGAGCCAGAGCCAGAATTACCCAGACTGATAAACATACACTGGTGATTTCTGAGCTGCCTTTCTCAAAAACGACAAGCGACCTGATCGATTCTATCCTGAAGGCCAATGAAAAGGGAAAAATTAAGATCAAAAAGATTGAGGACAATACCTCGGATACCGTAGAGATCCTTGTTCATCTTCATAATGATGTGTCGCCGGACAAAACCATCGATGCATTGTATGCATTTACAGACTGCCAGGTAACTATTTCGCCAAATGCATGTGTGATTGTTGGCGATAAACCAATGTTCATGAATGTCTCTGATATTCTGAAAATGAATACGGATCATACCGTTTCGCTGCTTAAAAAAGAACTGGAAATTGAACTCCACGAGCTTCAGGAAAGCTGGCATTTCTCTTCACTGGAAAGGATATTTATAGAAAACAGAATCTATCATGATATTGAAGAAGTAAAAACCTGGGAAGATGTTATTGCAACTATTGATAAAGGATTAAAACCTCATACCAAGCATCTTTTAAGAGCAGTGACGGAGGAGGATATTTTAAAACTGACCGAGATCAGGATCAAAAGAATATCAAGATTCGATTTAGATAAATTTAAAGAAAATATTGCTGCTCTTGAAGGCAAAATAGAGCAGGTAAAACACCATCTTGCCAACCTGATCGCCTATGCCATTGACTATTATTTGAATATCCAGAAGAAATACGGAAAAGACAGGCAGAGAAAAACTGAGCTGAGAATCTTTGATACGATTGATGCCACAAAAGTAGCGGTGGCCAACGAAAAATTCTACGCCAACTTCGAGGAAGGATTTATCGGAACCTCACTGAAAAAAGACCAATATCTGTTCGACTGCTCCGATATCGACGATATCATTATATTCCGGAAAGACGGAACGATGAAGGTTGTGAAGGTAGAGGCCAAAACATTTGTGGGGAAAGACATCCTGCATGTGGCCATATGGAAGAAAAACGATAAAAGAACCGTCTACAACATGATTTATCGTGAAGGAAGAGACGGACCTTACTATATGAAACGTTTTTCCGTAACGGCAGTAACCAGAAACACAGACTATCCGCTAGCTTCCGATAAAAAAGGTTCGGAAACCCTATATTTCTCGGCCAATCCTAATGGAGAAGCAGAAACAGTGACCGTCCTTTTAAAACCGAATCCGAGGATCAGGAAAAATAAAATGGAAATTGACTTTTCCGACCTGGCCATCAAAGGAAGAGATTCCAAAGGAAACCTGGTGACCAAATATTCCGTGAAAAAAGTAGATATGAAAGAGGAGGGTGTTTCTACGCTCGCCCCTAGAAAAATCTGGTTTGATGATACCGTAAGAAGACTGAATGCCGATGGCAGGGGAACTCTCCTGGGAAGCTTTAAAGGAGACGACAGAATCCTGACGATCAATACAAACGGTGAAGTGAAGCTGGTTTCCTTCGATCTGGGCAACCGCTTCGATGATGAATACTTAGTCCTTGAAAAGTGGAAGCCGCAACAGCCGGTAACCTGCATTTACTATGACGGAGAGAAGGACATGTATTTTATCAAAAGATTCCTGCTGGAAAATACAGTGAATATACAGACTTTCATGCCTTCTGAACATCCGAAATCGTTTATTGAAAATGTGATTGTTGCAGACGGATCCACAGCTGAGATCATCTTTGCTAAAGATAAAGGTAAGGAACGCGAGCCTGAAACCATACAGATAGACGAGTTCATTACAGTAAAAGGAATCAAGGCAATTGGAAACCAGTTCACCAAATTTAAAGTGAAAACAATCAATATCACCATTCCTGAACCTGTAGAAGAAGAACCGGAAGTATATGAAGAACCTGAAACAGGTGACGGTATTGTAGATGATGACCGGACTGTCATCGGGGATCTGTTTGAAAACGGAGAACCAGAAAATTAA
- the prmC gene encoding peptide chain release factor N(5)-glutamine methyltransferase, with protein MTISEFRKFFKSELSAFYNESESTFLCSVFIQKIVGLNSFHQRKLSDQLLLIDDEQKLIEAVSELKTGKPYQQILGETEFYGMLFFVDEHVLIPRPETEELLEIAIRTIRNSGFHTQNLKILDIGTGSGVIPLVLKKHFPEAAISSVDFSEKALETARRNAEYHQLEINFIHEDYLNSELTEIYDIIISNPPYIGMEEETEIADSVKEFEPKMALFSPVQDALIFYRKIAIDSKQHLKDNGLLFLEINQKLGPETLELYINSFSETQLIKDLSENDRFIFGRK; from the coding sequence ATTTTTCAAATCAGAACTTTCCGCATTTTATAATGAGTCGGAAAGTACTTTTTTATGCTCCGTTTTTATACAGAAAATCGTGGGTCTTAATTCATTCCACCAGAGAAAATTATCCGATCAGCTGCTTCTCATTGACGATGAACAAAAGCTTATTGAAGCTGTTTCGGAGTTAAAAACCGGCAAACCCTATCAGCAGATCCTTGGGGAAACGGAGTTTTATGGAATGCTGTTCTTCGTGGATGAGCATGTACTGATTCCCCGTCCGGAAACGGAGGAACTGCTTGAAATTGCAATCCGTACCATCCGGAATTCAGGATTCCATACTCAAAATCTCAAGATTCTGGATATAGGAACCGGAAGCGGCGTAATTCCTCTGGTCTTAAAAAAGCATTTCCCGGAAGCAGCAATTTCATCCGTTGATTTTTCTGAAAAAGCTTTGGAAACAGCAAGAAGAAATGCCGAATATCATCAGCTGGAAATTAATTTTATTCACGAAGATTATCTGAATTCAGAATTAACCGAGATCTATGATATCATTATTTCCAACCCTCCTTACATCGGAATGGAAGAGGAAACTGAGATCGCAGATTCCGTTAAAGAGTTTGAGCCTAAAATGGCTCTGTTCTCCCCTGTTCAGGATGCTCTTATTTTTTACCGCAAAATTGCAATAGATTCAAAGCAACATCTGAAAGACAATGGTCTTCTGTTTTTAGAAATCAATCAAAAGCTGGGCCCCGAAACACTGGAATTATACATTAACTCTTTTTCTGAGACTCAACTTATCAAAGATTTATCTGAAAATGACCGTTTTATTTTTGGACGGAAATAA
- a CDS encoding NAD-dependent epimerase/dehydratase family protein, producing the protein MKKVFVTGATGLLGTNTIIKLLQYDYSVTALVRKKSSWLGEKSENLRLIEGDLFSDISEHLWDVDSVIHIAAETSQNLLSYEDYKKTNYDATVHLFEQAVAKGVKKFLFVSTANTLGYGNSAGRGNEQTPQLYPFTRSYYAKSKLEAENYLLQQGRKTNVVIVNPTFMIGAYDHKPSSGKIIFWAWKKKVVFYPKGGKNFVHAEDVAEGIIKAVEQGKRGEKYLLANENVTYKEFFKKVNAISGQNPVMIPIPNLVLALLGVIGDGLRKLKIKTGLSSANMKALRIDNFYSNKKSVEELGIRYQPIDRAIEDAIRFFERNQV; encoded by the coding sequence ATGAAAAAAGTTTTCGTGACCGGAGCCACAGGGCTGCTGGGGACTAATACGATTATTAAATTATTACAATATGATTATTCTGTTACTGCTCTGGTGCGCAAAAAAAGCAGCTGGTTGGGCGAAAAAAGCGAAAACCTCAGACTTATAGAAGGAGATTTGTTTTCAGATATTTCAGAGCACCTGTGGGATGTGGATTCTGTTATCCATATTGCTGCAGAAACAAGTCAGAACCTTTTGAGTTATGAAGATTATAAAAAAACGAATTATGATGCCACAGTTCACCTTTTTGAACAGGCAGTGGCCAAAGGAGTGAAAAAATTCCTGTTCGTCAGCACAGCCAATACTTTGGGATACGGAAATTCTGCAGGCCGCGGAAATGAACAGACTCCACAACTTTATCCATTTACCCGTTCTTACTATGCGAAAAGCAAGCTGGAAGCAGAGAATTATCTCCTTCAGCAGGGCAGGAAGACCAATGTGGTTATTGTAAACCCTACTTTTATGATAGGAGCGTATGATCACAAACCTAGTTCGGGGAAAATCATTTTCTGGGCCTGGAAAAAGAAGGTAGTCTTTTATCCGAAAGGTGGAAAAAATTTCGTTCATGCAGAAGATGTTGCCGAAGGAATTATAAAAGCTGTTGAACAGGGAAAAAGGGGCGAAAAATACCTGTTAGCCAATGAAAACGTTACCTATAAGGAGTTTTTCAAAAAAGTAAATGCCATATCCGGGCAAAACCCTGTTATGATCCCAATACCTAATTTAGTTCTAGCCCTGTTGGGAGTGATCGGTGACGGGCTACGGAAGCTTAAAATAAAAACCGGTTTAAGTTCTGCTAATATGAAAGCACTGAGGATTGATAATTTTTATTCAAATAAGAAATCAGTGGAGGAGCTTGGAATCAGGTATCAGCCCATTGATAGGGCAATAGAAGATGCAATCCGTTTTTTTGAAAGAAACCAGGTCTGA
- a CDS encoding rhomboid family intramembrane serine protease — MSTIVLVIMAVTCIISYLGLNNTALFEKYKFNVGAIANRKEYVRLISSAFLHADFMHLFFNMLSLYFFQGVVTSFFGNIGFVIIYFGSMILGNLFSLMIYKKQPWYSAIGASGAVSGIIFASIAMAPNEISVNFLPGWLFGTLYFGYSVYMMLNPKQWDNLGHAAHLGGAFFGLVYSIALHPQQAMSNVLYLGAMSLPLIYLGYEIFVRKRIG, encoded by the coding sequence ATGAGTACAATTGTTCTAGTTATTATGGCGGTTACCTGTATTATTAGCTACTTGGGGTTAAATAATACGGCTTTATTTGAGAAATATAAATTTAATGTAGGCGCAATTGCCAATCGTAAAGAATATGTAAGACTTATCAGTTCAGCATTTTTGCATGCAGATTTTATGCATTTATTTTTCAATATGCTTTCTTTATATTTCTTTCAGGGTGTTGTGACTTCATTTTTTGGAAATATAGGCTTTGTGATTATTTATTTTGGATCAATGATTCTTGGAAATTTATTCAGTCTGATGATTTATAAAAAGCAGCCATGGTACTCCGCTATCGGAGCATCTGGAGCTGTTTCAGGAATTATTTTTGCTTCTATTGCAATGGCTCCCAATGAGATTAGTGTCAATTTCTTACCCGGATGGTTATTTGGAACACTGTATTTTGGATATTCTGTCTATATGATGTTGAATCCTAAGCAATGGGATAATCTAGGACATGCTGCTCATTTAGGTGGTGCATTCTTTGGACTTGTCTATTCTATTGCACTGCATCCCCAACAAGCTATGAGCAATGTTCTCTATTTAGGAGCTATGTCACTACCGCTGATCTATCTGGGCTATGAAATTTTCGTGAGGAAAAGAATAGGATAA
- a CDS encoding DUF4180 domain-containing protein, which produces MKIISHLVNNIKIAEIISDEMIIQSVQDGLDLLGDIYYQGFDKLIIYEKNITSEFFDLKTKIAGDILQKFSNYRVSLAIVGDFGKYESKSIRDFIFESNKTKHINFSETLEDALNRLGN; this is translated from the coding sequence ATGAAAATCATCTCACATCTTGTTAACAATATAAAAATTGCCGAGATTATTTCTGATGAAATGATTATCCAGTCTGTTCAGGATGGGCTGGATCTTCTAGGAGATATTTATTATCAGGGGTTCGATAAATTAATCATTTATGAGAAAAACATCACTTCTGAATTCTTTGACCTGAAAACAAAAATAGCCGGAGATATCCTGCAGAAGTTCTCCAATTACCGGGTAAGCCTTGCCATTGTGGGAGATTTTGGAAAATACGAAAGCAAAAGTATCCGGGATTTTATATTTGAAAGCAATAAAACTAAGCATATCAACTTCTCTGAAACACTGGAAGATGCTTTGAACAGACTTGGGAACTGA